DNA from Dietzia lutea:
CGTGCGCTGTCCTCGGTACGCGCCCGGTACTCACCCGACGACCCCTGGGCCATCGACGGCGTCTCCCTAGATATTCCCGCCCGCGGCCACGTAGCCGTAGTGGGCCCGTCGGGAGCGGGAAAAACCTCGGTGATGTCCGCTATCCTGGGCTTCCTGGACGCCGAGCAAGGAACCCTCACGGTCGGCGACCAGCACTACCACGACCTCTCGCCCCAACAGGTGCGCGCGCGGTTGGCCTACGTCGAGCAAGATGCCCCGGTCGTGCCAGGAACGATCCGCGACAACCTCATGTTCGCCAACCCACACGCGGATCAACGACTGCTCGCTGCGATCCTGGACGAGCTCGATCTCGCACCTTTGATCACCGACCTACCCAAGGGCCTGGACACCACGCTGTCCAACACCTCGGTCTCGGGCGGTCAACGCCAACGCATCGCACTTGCCCGAGCGCTGCTGGCCGAACCGGATCTACTCCTGCTCGATGAGGCCACTGCCCAGGTCGACGGGATCACCGAAGCTGCGGTGCACCGCGCGATCAAGTTCCAGGCCCGGCGAGGGGCAGTACTGACCATCGCCCACCGCCTGTCCACGGTCGTCGACGCCGACCAGATCGTCGTCATGGAGCACGGACGAATCTCCGCCCGTGGAACCCACGGTCAGCTCCTGGACGCCTCACCGCTGTACCGCGAGATGGTCGCAGCCCTGTCCCTGGGGGTTTGATCCCGGACCAGCTCTGCATACCGACAAGTCGAACTCTCGGAGGTTCTGAGGATGTTGCCCGAGACAGAGGCGATACTTTTCAGCGATGGTGGTGATGCGGCCGGTTTGCGGAGTCGTCCTGCTCACGGCCCGGCGGTGTGGTTCGCGGTGTTCCGACTCGCCAGGCGCGAGAGCATGTGGGACTACCTGGAACTCAGACAGTCGGCCCAGGACCACGCGATGCGCAACATCGCCAAGTTCGCCCCCGCCGCGGTGGTCATCGGGTTCGACGGGACGGATCGTGGCGACATGGGCCGGGCTCGGCAGGCCGGGAGGCGTCTCATCGACGATCTCCGGTACGCATCCAACATGCTGTACTCGCACGAGGTGTCGGCCATCGTCGTCATCGTCCGGTCCGAGGAGGAGCGGGAGTTGCTTGAGGAGATGGCCTGGCGTGGCGACTTCCACGACCGCTTCGCCTACTGGTCCGCGGTGGTCGACCTAGCCGCCCTGGTCGAACGGCTCCCCGGTTCTGACGGGGCCCCTCCGCAGAGCGAGGGATAGAACACGAGCCTCTGAATCCGCCGTAACTCGCCCGCGACAGACAGGCGCGCACGGCTTAGCTTTATCGTCGACCGGCGTATCGCTCGACGAACCGCTGTTCGGCGGCCTCGTCGCCGATGACGAGTAGTTCTGCGTCGCTTGGGAGCGCGGCATCGTGATCCGGCAGCTCGAATTGACCGTTGCGGTTGAGTGCAACGACCTGACAACCGGTTCGCTTGGCGATTTGTACCTCGCGGAGCGATCGCCCGCGTAGCGCCCGTGGCATCGGGGTGCGGAAGACGTCTACGCCCTCGGCGATGACCAGGCGTGGTCGCCATCCGAGCGTGTTCCAGATCGCCGCCGCGCCGATCGAGGCGTAGGACAGAACGGCGTCCGCGCCCGCGCGGTGCAGTGTGGACACGTTGCGCTCGCGCGTTGCTCGTGCCACGACCTGTAGGTCGGGGCGCAGTCGACGCAGGTACAGCGTGAGGTAGACGTTGACGTCATCCTCGTGGGTCGTCACGAGCGCCGCCGCGGCTTTGTCTAGACCGGCCCGCTCGAGTACTTCCAGTACTGCTGCATCCCCCTCGACATAGGCCCGACCGGACAGGATTCGTTCCGCGCGCTTTTCCACGATGACCGGACGAAGTCCGGCCTCCTCTAGTGCCGCCGCCGCAGCGCGCCCGACGCGCCCGCCGCCGATCACCAGAACAGGGCGGTCCAGAACCGCCCCGTCGGCAGAGCCCCCGTCGTATCCGGCGATCTGCTCATCAGTGCCGACTAGGAGCAGAACCATGCGAGAAGTGAGGCGAACGTGGGGTGTAGCAACGGCGAAGGTGCCCTTCTCCCGCACCCCGATGACGTTGACGCCGGCGCGGGCGTCGAGATCGGTCTCGGCGAGCGTCCTGCCGGCCATAATGGTCCCGCTCACGTTGGCCTCAGCGATTCGTAGGTCGCCGAATTCTCCGATCACGTGGGCGCGGCTGTCGACCCCGACCACACGGCGGGCAAGTGCGCGCCCCAGCGCGTCGCCGAGTTGTACCACCTCGGTGCAGCCCGCCAGCTGGAGAACGGGGACCGACGCGGAAGCGTTGGCGGTGGCGACCATCGGGACCTCGGGGGCGATTTCGCGAACCGTGAATGCGACGTTGGCGTTGGTGGTGTCCGGTTGGGTCGTGACAACGAGCGAGGCTTTCTCAGCGCGCGCGCGACGATAGGTCTGGGGGTCGTCGAGGTCGCCGAGCATCACCTGGTAGCCATCCTCGCGCAGCCGCAACGCCTCTGCGAGGTCGGGCACGATCAGGACGTACGGAGCCCCCTCATACTCGGCCAGCTCGATGATCGAGTCGGTCACCGCGTCGAGTCCCGTCAGCACGATGTGTTCTTCGGCCCAGTCACCTACCCGCCGTGGCGCTCGCGCCGCCTCGCGACTGTTCAGCCACGGCCTGAACACGAACTGGATGAACACGAATGGCAGCAACACGAGGATGAACGCGGCCCCAGTTACGAGCACGACCGACGAGAACACCCGACCCGCATCGGACTCGAACACGACATCGCCGTACCCCAGCGTCGACATCGTCACCAGCGTCCAGTAGACGGCTGTCGCCCAGGAGTACTCGCGTCCCTCCAGCGCCATCATGTGGTGGAACAGAGCGCTGCACCCTACGACCATGACGATGACTACCATCATCATCACGGCGGCCATCCGCACGTTCCGCCGCCGCAGCGGTTCGACGAACCTCGCCGGACCAAACCTAGAGGATTTCACGGAAATCTTTCTCCACATGCGTAGGTGCTGGGACTACTGCACGATAACTGGCTGCGGGGTCGCCTCAGCCAGTCGGCGGCCCCCAATTGCATCTACTGACAGCGCCCCGCCAGCTGGCAGATGTGCGTGACTCGCCACATCTGGGTGTCGATATCGTCGCCTCTGGAGGTTGGCACTAAAGCCATGTCGTCTCTCTACCTGATAGTGAGCTGTTGTCATGATCGCAGGCGGGGACAGCTTCCTGGCTCCGCCAGACCCTTCTCGAGTTGGAAGCGTCGGCGGATTCGCAATTAGGCGAAACTCGACAGCTTCCTATGGGCTGACTGGGTCACTTGCGCTCTCGCGGAGGACGTTCTTTCGGATCTTGCCGGTCGAGGTCGTGGGTAGTTGCGGCGTGAACTGGATCCGGTCGGGGACCTTGTACGCGGCGATCTTGGACCGGGCATGGGCGATGAGCTCGGCTTCGCTGATCTCGGTACCGTCGGTCACGATGAAGGCCAGTGGCCGTTCACCCCATTTGGGATCGGGCGTTCCCACCACCGCGACCCCTGAGACGGCGGGATGGCTGGCCAGCGCCTGCTCCACCTCGATCGTTGAGATGTTCTCGCCGCCGGAGATGATCACATCCTTGGCTCGGTCAAGAATTTGGACATACCCGTCCGGGTGCATTACTCCTAGGTCGCCGGAATGGAACCATCCGCCGCGGAAGGCCTCGGCGGTCCCGTCCGGGTCGCCCAGATAGCCCTTCATCACGCTGTTGCCCCGCATTACCAACTCGCCCATTTCGGACCCGTTCGGGGACACATCTATCAGTGTCCCGTCGGGACCTGGTTCGCGACGGACCACCCTTAAACGCTCGGAAGAGAGCATCCCTACTCCTTGCCGAGCCAGGAGTGAGGCCTGCTGGTCCGAGTCGAGATCGGTCGACCATGAAGGTTGCGGTTCGCACACGGAGTAAGGGCCGTATGTCTCCGTAAGCCCGTAGACGTGGAGTATATCTGCGCCCAATTCGCGGATCTGGGCGATCACCGTGGGTGTGGGCGGGGCGCCGGCGGTGACGATCGTCAACGGATGCTTCAGGGGACGCGCCAGAGGCGAGGAGGCGAGCGTGGTCAGCACGGTGGGTGCGCCACACATGTGAGTGATCTCCTCGCTGTCGAGGATGCTCCACATTGTCTCTCCTCGCACGGCTCGCAGGCACACGTGCAGGGCGCTCGCGGCGGTGACTGCCCACGTGGTGCACCAGCCGTTGCAATGGAACATCGGCAACGTCCATAGGTAACGCGAGTCGGCGGCGAATCCTTGGTGGTATACCTCGCCGAGAGAGTTGAGGTAGGCACCACGGTGGGTGTACATCACCCCCTTGGGTCGACCAGTGGTGCCCGAGGTGTAGTTGATCGCGATGACCCGGTCTTCATCGTCAACCTCCCACGGATACTGGGTATCGTCGTCGGCAGCCCTCGCTAGGAAATCGGTGAACGGGACCGTGCTACCCACTTGGAGTGAAGAGCCATCCTGCGCCTGGACCTCTATCCTCTCCCGCACGCCGGCCAGATCTGTTCCAGACAGCGGTTCGAGCAGATGACCATCGCCTAGGATCAGCACTGCAGAGGAGTGCTCGCAGATGTAGCTGACCTCTTCCGGTGACAGTCGGGTATTGACCGCGACCAGGGCCGCTCCGAGCAGGGGAACCGCGTAGTGGGCGGTGAGCAGCTCAGCCGAGTTGGTCCCGAGGAACACGACCGCGTCGCCAGCCCGGACACCGCTGGCGTGCAGCGCCCGGGTCATCTCTTGGACGTGGTCGGCGAACTGCGCATAGGTCCACGTGCGATCCCCATCGATCACTGCAGGTTTGCCCGGATGCACTTCAGCGGCGCGCTCGAGGAAACGTAGCGGTGTTAGGGGGACGTTGAGGCCTGACATGTTCACCCTTCGGGATCATTCGGAGTGCAGAGGGGAATAGTCCACCAGAGTGAAGCACGACATACGATCCACCGAAGTGGATGATCCGGTGCCCACCATTTCTACACGCACCCCCTGGGCAGGACATCCTGGAGTCGGCGTGGCCGCGAGGCGCCCCGGGGCGATCTCCGCCGCGCGACCTGCACCGACGATTCCCTCATGGAGGACCGCTTATGTCCGGCAAACCCGATTTCGACCTGTACCGCCCGGCCGAGGAGCACGAGGAGCTCCGTGCCGCGATCCGCGCCCTCTCCGAGAAGGAGATCGCGCCGCACGCTGCGGACGTCGACGAGAACGAGCGGTTCCCCCAGGAGGCCCTCGACGCGCTCAACGCCTCGGGTTTCAACGCGGTCCACGTCCCGGAGGAGTACGGCGGGCAGGGCGCGGACTCGGTGGCCGCGTGCATCGTGATCGAGGAGGTCGCCCGGGTCTGTGGCTCGTCCTCGTTGATCCCGGCCGTCAACAAGCTCGGCACCATGGGCTTGATCCTGGCCGGGAGCGAGGAGCTCAAGACCACGGTGCTGTCCGAGATCGCCGAGGGCAAGATGGCCTCCTACGCGCTCTCCGAGCGGGAGGCCGGTTCGGACGCGGCGGCCATGCGTACCCGCGCCCGGCAGGACGGGGACGACTGGATCCTGGGCGGCGGCAAGGCGTGGATCACCAACGGCGGCAAGTCCACCTGGTACACCGTCATGGCGGTCACCGACCCGGAGAGGGGTGCCAGTGGCATCTCGGCCTTCATGGTCAACGCCGCCGACGAGGGCTTCGGCGTATCCAAGACCGAGAAGAAGCTCGGCATCAAGGGCTCACCCACCGCCGAGCTGTACTTCGAGAACTGCCGCATCCCGGGCGACCGGATCATCGGCGAGCCGGGGACGGGGTTCAAGACCGCCCTGCAGACCCTGGACCACACCCGTCCGACCATCGGTGCGCAGGCCGTGGGGCTCGCCCAGGGTGCGCTCGACGCGGCGGTCGCCTACACCAAGGAGCGCAGGCAGTTCGGTCGCGCGATCTCGGACTTCCAGAACACCCAGTTCATGCTCGCCGACATGGCGATGAAGGTCGAGGCCGCCCGGCTGATGGTGTACACCGCCGCCGCCAACGCCGAGCGGGGGAGCGCACCGGGTGGCCAGAAGCTGGGCTTCATGGCCGCCGCCTCCAAGACCTTCGCCTCGGATGTCGCGATGCAGGTCACCACGGACGCGGTGCAGCTCTTCGGCGGGGCCGGGTACACCCGCGACTTCCCGGTCGAGCGCATGATGCGGGACGCCAAGATCACCCAGATCTACGAGGGCACCAACCAGATCAACCGCATGGTCATGGCCCGCCAGGTCCTGGCCTGAGCTGATCTGCCAGACCCCCGACAGCTGACCGCCGGCCGAGAGCCGCCGCCTCCGTCCGGAGGTGGCAGCTCTCGCCGTCCGGCTCCGGGCCGATCAGTTGTATGCCTACGGCAGAGGAGTAAGCAACATTGCGATCGCTGCACCGCCACCTACGCACTGTCTCCTTAGCCAGCCCAGGCCGCGCCCCCCTGGTCACAACAGCGAAAAGGGTACTCGACACCTACTTGCCACGGCCGTGGTAGTGAAGTGCTGGGCGGCCGATCAGCGGGGCGATTGAGCTTCTCGATGAGCAACGTCTTGTAGAGCACGGCGCAGCCGAGTGTCGATTCGACAGTCGATCGATCCCCATCGCTGCGGCGAAGTGGGCCTGGGCCAGCCGGACTTGTGCCGGTCAACGATCAGGCGGCGGCCGGGAATGGTCAACCGGACATTACGGTGGGACACGAGAACCTCCGGTTGGAGTAGGCCTTAGACGAGCCATATCCCAACCGGAGGTGCCCGTTCGCTCAACCAGGCTCGCCGCTACCAACGTCCTGGCCGCGTACATCTAGTAAGCGCCGAGATCGCGCATCTCGAAAAGCCTGCGGGGGTTGTCGATCGTGAGCTGACGGGCGTGCTCATCTGACAACCCGCGTTCTTTCAGAGCCGGCAGCAGCTTGAGCTTCACATCCGTGAACAGTGGCTTCTCCGGCCACTCCGGGATGCAGTCAGTGAACGTGAGGTCGTCATCTCCGAGCACGATCTGGCCCGAGTACCCCATCTCGCACAGCTTGAGGATGCGATCGATCCGCGCTTCCCAGGCGAACGGGAACATGTAGCCCACGGCCACCGTGTCGAATCCGATGAACGAGCCTTTGTCGAGCACCTTCACGAACTCGTCGATCTTCACCTCGGGAGGCGTGTAATCCGCATGCCCGAACTCGACACGGCTGACGTCGACGCCTTCCTCTTCCAACGCCCTCTGCTGGTCCTGGATGCACAGGATCCCTGCACGCTCACCGTATGACGCTGAATGCGTTGTGATGGGTGCCCCGGTGCGGCGATGGGCCTCAGCTGAGGCAGCGATCACCGCGCGCACACCGTCGTTGATGCCATGGGCGTCAGTTGCGAACTTGATCATGCCGGCTTTCACCCCCGTGCCCGGGACGCCCTCCTCGATGTCCTGGACAAACAAGTCGGCCATCCTCGGAGGCTTCTTGGTGAAGGCGTCTGCGAAAGTATGTCCAAGCTCGAAGATCGGTGGCAGGTCACGCCACGTGTACCACCCTGTGCACACGATGATGTTCATGTCGGTCTTAAGGGCGATCTCATTGACCCAAGGGACGTTCCTGCCGATCCCTGGGATGATGCGATCGATCACCGTGTCTACGCCCACCTTCTTGGCTGCATTCAGCGCATCGGCTGCCTTCTGAATGCGAGCGGACTTGATCTGGGCCTGCTCCTGCGGATCGGCGGAGCCGAACAGGCTGACTTGCGGCCAGTTTTGATTGACCTCAACGGCGATCGGGCCGATCACTTCTTCGGAGCAGGTAAACCCCATATCCGACGTGTCGATCTCGTCGCCGCGGGCAGTTGGCACTAGAGCCATGTCATCTCTCTCTTCCTGGCAGTGATCAGTTTGCGTGATCGCAGTCAAACAGAGTGACGCATGTCATACGATCCACTGAAGTAGGTGTTCCGGCGAAGGCTGTCTCCACTCGCACGCCCCTCCAGACCAGGAACCCAGCAGGCAGCAGCTGTGAACTGAAGGAACGGTGACGTGCGGTGACCTGGGTGAAACCGCAGTCGACCAAGAGCGACTATAGGTATCCGACGCAGCTCAGAGGGTCTGCTGCACGATCATGTGATATCTGATCCGCATCGATGAAACCCGGTGTTGCGGGGACTCCAGCATTCGCCGTGACGGCCCGGACGCCAGCCCACCTGGTCGCACCACGCGGAGAGAGTAGGCGGCACTTACTTGTCATAAGGTCTGGATATTGGCCTGGCCAATTGCGTCATGCCAAGACGCAGCGTGCCCGATGGAGAGCTTCTGGGGGATCTGGACCGGCACCTTGCACGCACAAGAGATTGTTGGGTGAGGGGTGAGCAGTCAGCCGCCCCTGCCACTGTCAACAACGTTCTGGCATAGCCAGGACGTTGGTAACCCGACCACGGTGGCCCGGGGCATGAGGCTCCGTGGGCGACGAGAACTGCGAGTCGTGAATCTTGGGCGCTCAACCGGTCCGGTGACGGCCCGCCATCGCGTTTCGCTCGGATTCAGTGGTCCCGCCCCAGACGCCGTAGAGCTCCTTGGATTCCATGGCGAACTGCCGGCAGGTCTCGAAGACGGGACAGACCGCGCACACGGTCTTCGCCTTCTCTTCCTTGCGGCGACGCTCCCCCTTGGACTCGTCCTCCGCGCCATAGAAGAGGTCCTCCTGACCGATGCAGGCCGCGCTATCGCGCCATGACCAGAAGTCCGACGTCGGTTCAAGGTTTCTATACCGGGGCACTCAATCTCCATCCGCGGCGCTGAAGTGCTCTGCAATGAGCCCTGATAGTCCAGTCACGTGGTCAACCCCATTCTCTCACCCGCGGTGTTGGTCCCGTGTCGACACTCGCCCGTAGCCCTTCTCATGGTCTTGGCGTACCGGTATCGAGCCTTCGCGGGACAGTGGAGTAGACACGAGTTCGGACACCGGTGACCTGGGGAAACGCGTCGGTGCCGCGTGTCCCACAATCGATCGTTATCGGGAGCGCGCACCCGCATGAGAGGAGTTGTTCCCGAGGAGAGGCGGCCTGGGGCGGTTGGCCCTGCGCCTCGCATGCTTCAAAGAACTGGGATGGTCGCTACGGCTCCTGGCAGCGGAGCGCAGGAATCAACTAAGGTCCGCGGGCTGCGATGCCTGGAAGCGCTGTTCTCTCCTGAGAGATCGCGTTCTCACGGTTAGGCTCGGCGCGATGTTCGCCCGGCAAGCGCCGGGGTAGCTTTTCGGCGGTGAAGTAAGTACTGGCAGGGCGCTTTTTCTGGCCTTTGGGCCGGGCATCTTCGGTCTCGCGCGGCACGCTCCGGGACGCCGAGCCCGATGGCGGTCCCGTCAGTCCCTCACCTCGTCGTTACCGCTGTCTCCGTCGCCGCGTTCTGTGCCGTCGCCGTCGTCGTGATCGTCGTGCTCTCGCTCGATCCGTTTGCGCTCTTCCTGCTCGGAGCCGTCGGATTCATAATTCTGGAACATCGTGCGTCTCTCGTGCCACCGTAGGCTGTAGGTGGCTCCGCGGACGGTGTCCTCGTCGTCGAAGTTCGAGCCGAGCGCGCCGGCGAACGCGCCGAGACTACTGGCCAGCCAGGCCAGGTGAACGTAGTCGAGCACGTTGACGGGTCGGCCGAGTTGGGTCTCGAGATAGCCGGCGTCCATTACGGCGACCGCGAGCAGGAACATGGCGACCAGCAGGCCGAAATACATGATGCCCACGCCGGTCCCGACGGTCAGCACGGTGGCCGCGTTGTCCATCCGCCGATTTCCCGGGGTGAGCTCGTCGTCGGAGCGGGTCCACAGTCCGTTGCGCAGGATGAGCCAGGCCACGAGCGTGAGGACGCCCATCGCGCTGATCAGAAGCAGGCGGAGCGGGTGCAGCGCCACCGCGAGGGAGGCGACGCTGCCGTAGAAGATGCCGAAGGCGCCGCTGCCCGCTCCGGCGGCCACGACACCGGACAACGCCGTCACCATGCGGGTGGGTCTGTTGTTGAGCACCATGCCCGCGAGCAACCGCATCTCGCTGACGAAACCGGATCTGTCCGCGCGGGGAAGCCCGTCGGTGCCGGGCGCACCCAGTCCGTCCTGGTGGGCGCCCGAACGCACCAGGTGCAGGGCCAGCGCCCGGACCTTCGAGCGCACCCGGACGACGCCGAGAACGGGCAGGCTCAGCAGAGCCGCGGCGGTCGAGACGCTGACGTCGTACAGCATGGGGGCACCGTCGGGTCGGGTGGGCAGATCGGTCAGGTAGAGCACGAAGTCCCACCCGTGCTGCTGCAACAACCGGGGCGCGTGCTCGGTGAGCCGGATCTCGCCGTCTGGTCC
Protein-coding regions in this window:
- a CDS encoding acyl-CoA dehydrogenase family protein — its product is MSGKPDFDLYRPAEEHEELRAAIRALSEKEIAPHAADVDENERFPQEALDALNASGFNAVHVPEEYGGQGADSVAACIVIEEVARVCGSSSLIPAVNKLGTMGLILAGSEELKTTVLSEIAEGKMASYALSEREAGSDAAAMRTRARQDGDDWILGGGKAWITNGGKSTWYTVMAVTDPERGASGISAFMVNAADEGFGVSKTEKKLGIKGSPTAELYFENCRIPGDRIIGEPGTGFKTALQTLDHTRPTIGAQAVGLAQGALDAAVAYTKERRQFGRAISDFQNTQFMLADMAMKVEAARLMVYTAAANAERGSAPGGQKLGFMAAASKTFASDVAMQVTTDAVQLFGGAGYTRDFPVERMMRDAKITQIYEGTNQINRMVMARQVLA
- a CDS encoding AMP-binding protein; amino-acid sequence: MSGLNVPLTPLRFLERAAEVHPGKPAVIDGDRTWTYAQFADHVQEMTRALHASGVRAGDAVVFLGTNSAELLTAHYAVPLLGAALVAVNTRLSPEEVSYICEHSSAVLILGDGHLLEPLSGTDLAGVRERIEVQAQDGSSLQVGSTVPFTDFLARAADDDTQYPWEVDDEDRVIAINYTSGTTGRPKGVMYTHRGAYLNSLGEVYHQGFAADSRYLWTLPMFHCNGWCTTWAVTAASALHVCLRAVRGETMWSILDSEEITHMCGAPTVLTTLASSPLARPLKHPLTIVTAGAPPTPTVIAQIRELGADILHVYGLTETYGPYSVCEPQPSWSTDLDSDQQASLLARQGVGMLSSERLRVVRREPGPDGTLIDVSPNGSEMGELVMRGNSVMKGYLGDPDGTAEAFRGGWFHSGDLGVMHPDGYVQILDRAKDVIISGGENISTIEVEQALASHPAVSGVAVVGTPDPKWGERPLAFIVTDGTEISEAELIAHARSKIAAYKVPDRIQFTPQLPTTSTGKIRKNVLRESASDPVSP
- a CDS encoding potassium channel family protein, which gives rise to MAAVMMMVVIVMVVGCSALFHHMMALEGREYSWATAVYWTLVTMSTLGYGDVVFESDAGRVFSSVVLVTGAAFILVLLPFVFIQFVFRPWLNSREAARAPRRVGDWAEEHIVLTGLDAVTDSIIELAEYEGAPYVLIVPDLAEALRLREDGYQVMLGDLDDPQTYRRARAEKASLVVTTQPDTTNANVAFTVREIAPEVPMVATANASASVPVLQLAGCTEVVQLGDALGRALARRVVGVDSRAHVIGEFGDLRIAEANVSGTIMAGRTLAETDLDARAGVNVIGVREKGTFAVATPHVRLTSRMVLLLVGTDEQIAGYDGGSADGAVLDRPVLVIGGGRVGRAAAAALEEAGLRPVIVEKRAERILSGRAYVEGDAAVLEVLERAGLDKAAAALVTTHEDDVNVYLTLYLRRLRPDLQVVARATRERNVSTLHRAGADAVLSYASIGAAAIWNTLGWRPRLVIAEGVDVFRTPMPRALRGRSLREVQIAKRTGCQVVALNRNGQFELPDHDAALPSDAELLVIGDEAAEQRFVERYAGRR
- a CDS encoding WhiB family transcriptional regulator: MPRYRNLEPTSDFWSWRDSAACIGQEDLFYGAEDESKGERRRKEEKAKTVCAVCPVFETCRQFAMESKELYGVWGGTTESERNAMAGRHRTG
- a CDS encoding phosphotriesterase family protein; the protein is MPTARGDEIDTSDMGFTCSEEVIGPIAVEVNQNWPQVSLFGSADPQEQAQIKSARIQKAADALNAAKKVGVDTVIDRIIPGIGRNVPWVNEIALKTDMNIIVCTGWYTWRDLPPIFELGHTFADAFTKKPPRMADLFVQDIEEGVPGTGVKAGMIKFATDAHGINDGVRAVIAASAEAHRRTGAPITTHSASYGERAGILCIQDQQRALEEEGVDVSRVEFGHADYTPPEVKIDEFVKVLDKGSFIGFDTVAVGYMFPFAWEARIDRILKLCEMGYSGQIVLGDDDLTFTDCIPEWPEKPLFTDVKLKLLPALKERGLSDEHARQLTIDNPRRLFEMRDLGAY